A genome region from Triticum aestivum cultivar Chinese Spring chromosome 2B, IWGSC CS RefSeq v2.1, whole genome shotgun sequence includes the following:
- the LOC123044214 gene encoding uncharacterized protein, whose product MEPDAPLDYALFQLSPRRSRCELVVSGSGRTEKIASGSVKPFVTHLRAAEEQAAAQPPQPAIRLQLDRRAAWFSKGTLERFVRFVSTPEVLEMANTFDAEMSQLEGARKIYAAQGTAVGATPGAAAEASAAAADITKKELLRAIDVRLSALKQDLVTSCARASSAGFNHDSVSELLHFADHFGASRLSEACNKYMSLCQRRPDINPQHSPPAPSSHWKSFEDGDLRDSCSSDMSIDEPQADHGGSSNRSTSCGSVPYIDRLGNSQHSVDVPSGSSAEQQSKPTIQQTVDKQENETDAPPAPAKELSRRLSVQDRISMFENKQKEQTSTSGNSNSAGTAKVVPVKGEHRRVPSVASMDKLVRRWSSVSDMSIDLGNNDNSGCNDKSENGTPAGTPTSAYLEASSKVRADKDASAVKNPDTSQSWSRQKDGDKSKDSTTTNASSSSTFNTTSPPSLSAIVTEAPEKQTGSCSVDDMAIASSTESELSFDKEQGVNQGQGDTRLSEHVASNVSTQNRQKTSSRPAAEAFPKHYGSLTSPSSEDHVQIDKEITPVAHEVPVASEQIGRKDSRGSRLRSKEMHAGADAVVKKDRSFRSVGKVSSGVDLKSKATSNSRTNVRGSSGRDEAGSTESEVHDASSRRKSLPRKVEDVRRKVAVGSEILPQSDYSSRQGSNLSRQSSNAEQELSLLGGKVKPVNDANAIPLEQTRATKLAKGNQDRHDELQMKANELEKLFAAHKLTTSRRGKSTDAQVDDTPRLSEVKPTQVLPEKICMKQTVMESNNFDANELLKIVDNEGYNNSTPEKLGMLSLEESRGKFYDQYMQKRDAKLKEDWKLQKEEKEAILKAMHESLERSKAEMRAKFSRSALQSVSRNKDQGADSFLVEDEMNSDYLSGDCSSRSADSRKHFSNKVAYTQKKSIDPVHSHKHSSRAVRPGYANRRNPPENPLAQSVPNFSDFRKENTKPSAGHSRATARAQPKGFSRSKSIIEESKSILNQDQSRGSQSMRKDLNASELRDTSSVNRDIYNCAPSGISSNTHKSGVPKSFIRKDNGTHPVVGITGFRQPMFASVLQDEDDDFPDQQEDSPDDAKDEEYESIEENLRESDFPADSDSETPKLSQDFGNSDDPGSENGDVSFPREASSTKFNAFARNMHDLPGELPAPWSSHHPHLLPYANDTSDGDAFVDSPTGSPSPWNSHSLDQITDADVSRMRKKWGSAQMPFGGANASQQPRKDVPKGFKKLLKFGRKNRGDGLVNDWVSASTASECDDDMEDGRDLAIGSSDDFRKSRMGYLSSYDGFVENEVLTEQEQSLRSSIPTPPANFRLREDQLTGSSIKAPRSFFSLSTFRSKGGDARLR is encoded by the exons ATGGAGCCCGACGCGCCGCTCGACTACGCGCTCTTCCAGCTCTCGCCCCGCCGCTCCAG GTGCGAGCTCGTGGTGTCCGGCAGTGGGCGGACGGAGAAGATCGCGTCGGGGTCGGTGAAGCCGTTCGTGACCCACCTGCGCGCCGCGGAGGAGCAGGCGGCGGCCCAACCGCCGCAGCCGGCCATCCGGCTGCAGCTGGACCGGCGCGCCGCGTGGTTCAGCAAGGGCACCCTCGAGAG GTTCGTGCGCTTCGTGAGCACGCCCGAGGTGCTGGAGATGGCGAATACATTTGATGCAGAAATGTCGCAGCTAGAAGGGGCTAGGAAGATTTACGCGGCACAGGGA ACTGCTGTAGGTGCTACTCCGGGTGCAGCTG CTGAAGCCTCAGCAGCAGCTGCAGACATTACAAA GAAGGAGCTTCTTAGAGCAATCGATGTCCGTTTAAGTGCACTTAAACAAGACCTTGTAACGTCTTGTGCCCGGGCATCGTCCGCAGGGTTCAACCATGACAGTGTCTCTGAGCTTCTCCATTTTGCGGACCACTTTGGTGCCAGCAGGCTGAG CGAAGCATGCAACAAATACATGTCACTTTGCCAGCGTCGTCCAGACATCAATCCTCAGCATTCACCCCCAGCACCTTCATCACACTGGAAGAGCTTCGAAGATGGGGATCTTCGTGACTCCTGCAGTTCAGACATGTCTATAGATGAGCCACAGGCTGATCATGGTGGATCCAGCAATAGATCTACAAGTTGTGGTAGTGTCCCTTATATCGATAGATTAGGCAACAGCCAACATTCAGTTGATGTTCCATCAGGATCGAGCGCTGAACAGCAATCCAAGCCAACCATCCAGCAGACAGTAGATAAACAAGAAAACGAAACTGATGCTCCTCCTGCTCCTGCTAAAGAGCTTTCGAGGCGTTTGAGTGTGCAAGATAGAATAAGCATGTTTGAGAATAAGCAAAAGGAGCAAACTTCAACTTCTGGTAACAGCAACTCTGCAGGTACTGCTAAGGTGGTTCCAGTGAAAGGTGAGCACCGCAGGGTGCCTTCTGTTGCGTCCATGGACAAGTTGGTAAGGAGGTGGAGCAGTGTCAGTGACATGAGCATTGATCTGGGTAACAATGATAACAGTGGCTGTAATGACAAAAGTGAAAATGGAACTCCAGCTGGGACACCAACATCTGCCTATCTGGAGGCCAGTTCAAAAGTAAGAGCTGATAAGGATGCTAGTGCGGTGAAGAATCCAGACACATCTCAATCTTGGTCACGTCAAAAGGATGGTGACAAGTCCAAGGATTCTACCACTACAAATGCTTCTTCATCCTCAACCTTTAATACTACATCTCCACCCTCATTATCAGCCATTGTTACCGAGGCTCCTGAAAAGCAGACTGGGTCTTGTTCGGTAGATGACATGGCTATAGCCTCTAGTACTGAGAGTGAGTTATCCTTTGACAAGGAGCAGGGAGTTAACCAAGGACAAGGTGACACAAGGTTGTCAGAGCATGTTGCTTCAAATGTTTCCACTCAAAACCGACAAAAAACATCTTCAAGGCCAGCGGCGGAAGCTTTCCCGAAACATTATGGTAGTTTAACTAGTCCATCGTCAGAGGATCATGTCCAGATAGATAAGGAAATAACTCCTGTTGCTCATGAAGTACCAGTTGCAAGTGAACAGATTGGACGTAAAGATAGTAGAGGTTCTCGCCTTCGTTCAAAAGAGATGCATGCTGGAGCAGACGCGGTTGTGAAGAAGGATCGATCCTTTCGATCAGTTGGGAAAGTGTCAAGTGGTGTCGATCTCAAATCAAAAGCCACATCCAATTCCCGCACTAATGTTAGGGGTTCATCTGGTAGGGACGAAGCTGGCTCTACAGAATCTGAAGTTCATGATGCTAGCTCGCGGCGGAAAAGTCTACCACGGAAGGTAGAGGATGTGCGGAGAAAGGTTGCTGTTGGGTCTGAAATACTGCCTCAATCGGATTATTCTAGTCGCCAGGGATCAAATTTGAGCAGACAATCATCTAATGCTGAGCAGGAATTGAGTTTGCTGGGAGGTAAAGTTAAACCAGTAAATGATGCAAATGCTATTCCCTTGGAGCAGACTAGGGCGACGAAACTGGCGAAGGGGAATCAAGATCGGCATGATGAACTGCAAATGAAGGCCAATGAGTTGGAGAAACTATTTGCTGCACACAAGCTAACCACTTCCAGGAGAGGAAAGTCTACAGATGCACAGGTTGATGACACACCTAGGTTAAGTGAGGTAAAGCCTACACAGGTTCTTCCAGAGAAGATTTGTATGAAGCAAACTGTGATGGAGAGTAACAACTTTGATGCCAATGAGCTTCTGAAGATAGTGGACAACGAAGGGTATAACAACAGCACACCAGAAAAACTTGGGATGCTTAGCCTAGAAGAGTCACGGGGAAAATTTTATGATCAATATATGCAGAAGAGGGATGCAAAACTAAAGGAGGATTGGAAGCTGCAGAAAGAAGAGAAGGAAGCAATATTAAAGGCAATGCATGAAAGTCTAGAAAGGAGCAAGGCTGAGATGCGGGCCAAATTCTCTCGATCTGCTTTACAATCAGTTTCACGAAATAAGGATCAG GGGGCAGATTCTTTCCTGGTAGAAGATGAAATGAACAGTGACTACCTATCTGGTGATTGTTCTTCCAGGAGTGCTGATTCCAGGAAGCATTTTTCAAACAAAGTAGCTTACACACAAAAGAAATCCATTGATCCTGTCCATAGTCATAAACATTCGTCAAGAGCTGTAAGACCTGGTTATGCAAATCGCAGGAACCCACCAGAAAATCCTCTTGCACAGTCAGTTCCCAATTTCTCCGACTTCAGAAAGGAAAATACAAAGCCATCAGCTGGTCATAGCAGAGCTACTGCAAGGGCTCAGCCAAAAGGTTTTTCCCGTAGTAAGAGCATAATTGAAGAGTCAAAGAGTATTTtgaatcaagatcaatcaaggggGTCACAGTCTATGAGAAAAGACTTAAATGCTAGTGAATTAAGGGACACTTCATCAGTGAACAGGGATATTTACAACTGTGCTCCCTCAGGAATTTCTAGTAACACCCATAAATCTGGTGTACCGAAGTCGTTTATTAGGAAAGACAATGGGACTCACCCTGTTGTCGGTATAACCGGATTTCGACAACCAATGTTTGCAAGTGTCTTACAGGATGAAGATGATGATTTTCCAGATCAGCAAGAGGATTCCCCAGATGATGCCAAAGATGAAGAATACGAAAGCATTGAAGAGAATCTCAGGGAAAGTGATTTTCCTGCTGATTCAGACAGTGAGACTCCAAAACTGAGTCAGGATTTTGGAAATTCAGACGATCCAGGATCAGAAAATGGCGATGTTTCTTTTCCACGGGAAGCATCCAGTACCAAGTTCAATGCTTTTGCAAGAAACATGCATGAtttacctggtgaattaccagccCCCTGGAGCTCGCATCATCCACACCTATTGCCTTATGCAAATGATACCTCGGATGGTGATGCTTTTGTCGATTCACCAACCGGCAGTCCATCACCGTGGAACTCTCATTCGCTGGATCAAATAACAGATGCTGATGTTTCCCGGATGAGAAAAAAGTGGGGCAGCGCTCAGATGCCTTTTGGTGGTGCCAATGCATCTCAACAGCCACGTAAAGATGTCCCAAAAGGGTTTAAGAAGCTGCTGAAATTTGGGAGGAAGAATAGGGGTGATGGTTTAGTAAATGACTGGGTTTCTGCTTCAACTGCCTCAGAATGTGACGATGATATGGAAGATGGCCGGGATCTGGCAATAGGATCCTCTGATGATTTCAGAAAGTCAAGAATGGGCTATCTTTCTTCATATGATGGTTTTGTTGAGAACGAGGTTTTGACTGAACAAG AACAATCGCTGCGCAGCTCCATTCCAACCCCCCCTGCAAATTTTAGACTGAGGGAGGATCAACTGACTGGTAGCTCAATTAAAG CACCACGTTCATTCTTCTCCCTGTCGACATTCCGGAGCAAAGGAGGCGATGCTAGGCTAAGGTGA